A single genomic interval of Corylus avellana chromosome ca10, CavTom2PMs-1.0 harbors:
- the LOC132163747 gene encoding proliferating cell nuclear antigen, with product MLELRLVQGSLLKKVLEAIKDLVNDANFDCSATGFSLQAMDSSHVALVALLLRSEGFEHYRCDRNLSMGMNLGNMSKMLKCAGNDDIITLKADDGSDTVTFMFESPTQDKISDFEMKLMDIDSEHLGIPEAEYHAIVRMPSSEFARICKDLSSIGDTVVISVTKEGVKFSTRGDIGTANIVCRQNNTVDKPEEATIIEMTEPVSLTFALRYMNSFTKATPLSSIVTLSLSSDLPVVVEYKIAEMGYIRFYLAPKIEEDEDETKPQV from the exons ATGCTTGAACTCCGGCTGGTCCAAGGGTCGCTGCTGAAGAAGGTTCTGGAGGCGATCAAGGACCTGGTGAACGATGCGAACTTCGACTGCTCGGCCACGGGGTTCTCGCTCCAGGCCATGGACTCCAGCCACGTGGCGTTGGTGGCTCTGCTCCTCAGATCCGAGGGCTTCGAGCACTACCGCTGCGACCGCAACCTTTCCATGGGCATGAATCTCGGCAACATGTCCAAGATGCTCAAGTGCGCCGGCAACGACGACATCATCACCCTCAAGGCCGACGATGGCAGCGACACCGTCACCTTCATGTTCGAGAGCCCCA CACAAGACAAGATATCTGATTTTGAGATGAAACTGATGGACATCGATAGCGAGCACCTTGGAATTCCAGAGGCAGAGTACCATGCTATTGTTAGGATGCCTTCTTCTGAGTTTGCTAGGATTTGCAAAGATCTCAGCAGCATTGGTGACACTG TTGTCATCTCTGTGACCAAGGAAGGAGTGAAGTTCTCCACAAGGGGTGATATTGGAACCGCAAATATTGTTTGCAGGCAGAATAACACAGTAGACAAG ccaGAAGAAGCAACAATCATAGAGATGACTGAGCCAGTGTCATTGACATTTGCGCTGAGGTACATGAACTCCTTTACGAAGGCGACCCCATTGTCGAGCATTGTGACACTTAGCTTGTCTTCAGATCTGCCTGTCGTGGTTGAATACAAGATTGCAGAGATGGGTTATATTAGGTTCTACTTGGCTCCCAAGATAGAGGAGGATGAAGATGAGACAAAGCCTCAAGTTTAG